The proteins below come from a single Methanothermobacter sp. genomic window:
- a CDS encoding 4Fe-4S binding protein → MKVKEWCMFCGECAGVCPRNLIEVRENSLKFSEDQCRECNICIQVCPVRALER, encoded by the coding sequence ATGAAGGTGAAGGAATGGTGTATGTTCTGTGGGGAATGTGCAGGTGTGTGCCCACGGAACCTCATAGAGGTCAGGGAGAATTCCCTGAAATTTTCAGAGGACCAGTGTAGGGAATGCAACATATGCATACAGGTGTGCCCTGTTAGGGCCCTTGAGAGGTGA
- the nikR gene encoding nickel-responsive transcriptional regulator NikR, which translates to MTRISMSLPSKLLEEFDEVLRNRGYQSRSKGIRDAIKDYIVRYKWMNEMEGERTGIVSVIYNHHTGAMEEIADIQHHYREYIDAVMRVHLTEKHRLEVLVVRGDVAEIRELTERMMGLRGVEHVRLTSVSAEEDVEYER; encoded by the coding sequence ATGACCAGGATAAGCATGTCTCTTCCAAGTAAACTTCTTGAAGAATTTGATGAGGTACTCAGGAACCGTGGATACCAGTCAAGGTCCAAGGGGATAAGGGATGCCATAAAGGACTACATTGTCAGGTACAAGTGGATGAATGAGATGGAGGGTGAGAGGACAGGGATAGTCTCGGTGATCTACAACCACCACACAGGGGCAATGGAGGAAATAGCCGACATACAGCACCACTACAGGGAGTACATAGACGCTGTCATGAGGGTTCACCTCACAGAAAAACATCGCCTTGAGGTCCTCGTGGTGAGGGGTGATGTTGCAGAGATACGTGAACTCACAGAGAGGATGATGGGTCTCCGGGGAGTTGAACACGTGCGACTCACCAGTGTCTCAGCTGAAGAGGATGTGGAATATGAGAGGTGA
- a CDS encoding 4Fe-4S binding protein produces the protein MPAPYKFKIVVSGCPNRCMKPQIHDVGVAGVEFPETVEEICNDCGRCFEVCKVEAISVRGETSYTNHDLCVGCGKCIRECPHTARRAREEGYILYIGGKAGRELVEGIKTHVDTVDEILEYIDAVIRVYTRYASKP, from the coding sequence ATGCCGGCACCCTACAAGTTCAAGATAGTGGTTAGTGGCTGTCCAAACAGGTGCATGAAGCCCCAGATCCACGATGTGGGTGTCGCGGGTGTTGAGTTCCCTGAGACGGTTGAGGAAATCTGTAACGACTGCGGCAGGTGCTTCGAGGTCTGCAAGGTGGAGGCCATAAGCGTACGTGGTGAGACATCCTACACCAACCATGACCTCTGCGTTGGCTGCGGTAAATGCATAAGGGAGTGCCCACACACTGCAAGGAGGGCCCGTGAAGAGGGTTATATACTCTACATAGGCGGTAAGGCTGGTAGAGAACTGGTTGAGGGTATAAAGACCCATGTTGACACTGTTGATGAGATACTGGAATACATAGACGCTGTTATCAGGGTCTACACCAGGTATGCCAGTAAGCCGTAG
- a CDS encoding YbhB/YbcL family Raf kinase inhibitor-like protein codes for MNLKTRAFNDGGRIPSRYTCDGENISPPLEWDGVPPEARSLALICDDPDAPTKVWTHWVIFNIPPDSRGLDENVPDLERLPDGSVQGYNDSGTIGYRGPCPPSGVHRYFFRLYALDTMLDLEPGTGKEDVLEAMEGHVLAEARIVGLYRRE; via the coding sequence ATGAACCTCAAGACCCGTGCATTCAATGATGGCGGAAGAATACCCTCAAGGTACACGTGTGATGGTGAAAACATATCGCCACCCCTGGAATGGGATGGCGTCCCTCCAGAGGCCCGGTCCCTTGCCCTCATATGCGATGACCCCGATGCCCCAACAAAGGTCTGGACCCACTGGGTGATATTCAACATACCCCCAGACTCCAGGGGCCTTGACGAGAATGTTCCAGACCTGGAAAGGCTACCTGATGGCTCAGTGCAGGGCTACAACGACTCTGGAACCATAGGCTACAGGGGCCCCTGCCCCCCATCCGGTGTGCACAGGTACTTCTTCAGGCTCTACGCCCTTGACACCATGCTTGACCTTGAACCAGGCACAGGCAAGGAGGACGTCCTCGAGGCGATGGAGGGTCATGTACTGGCTGAGGCAAGGATAGTGGGACTTTACAGGAGAGAATAG
- a CDS encoding Ig-like domain repeat protein, protein MIKIITCLFLFLMGIMLVPGCSSAADIYVNATGGSDDNDGLSWAAAKATIGNATLSAASGDIIWLADGEYRGEGNRDVLIDRNLTITGQSTTGTVIDCEAMGRAFNVSSGAVLVLRNLTVRNGSAFEGGAVMNHGELHVENCILTCNTAAGGGAIYSDGTVKLTESHLMENSAEDGGAVYSKGVLEVTASNFNGNEALGCGGSIYSAPYSSLNIRDSSFALGHAEAGGAIYTQGDTTICDSTIAMNTAESNGGGLYVWAADGTEITVTVTGSMFMYNTARYGGGISALRTTDDSFLNLEVSDSPFRSNLADYGAGILAENVNARVSGCTFEGNIAGEHGGAIRNNYGNLTVTRSTFTDNSAGFAGGGISTVMAVLADITESTFTGNVAESWGQGSAVLSYFTITRISFCRILDNPGADVFCEDGPGVDARFNWWGSSAPDFTELTAGDVAATPWIVLTLVADPAAVAAGGTSLITADLRHDSDGGYHDTFFVPYTGNVDFSATAGSIDDAVMSLGTASSTLTGLAAPGKVTVTATLDSESAPVDVDVLKVPSSITVQDSETVEGDAFNLRARLMAQNPIPGKVIIFRIDGVHMGSSTTDSEGLATLNLPGIFPPGLYNVTAEFQGDELLSNSSSRADLRVLRKAAFELSNLTVGPLSGTVPLRISVSARVRNTGEAPGDYRAELLVNSVPVASTVISLAAGESGDVRFNYTITRDGVYMVTVGGLPARTVTVRSQGLTVKQIAAAALSVRNHYARYRKLPASVTIASKRYSMAQFLDLLARATVQLNSGNQNPLKPRAVGYLGSTGNWRSGKLSRPAYVSVAASIRNFINSQGRAPRYASTSYGQVSFVRLVYVYSRVIAFYGANGRLPGDITI, encoded by the coding sequence ATGATAAAGATAATCACTTGTCTCTTTCTGTTTCTCATGGGGATCATGCTGGTCCCTGGATGTTCCAGCGCAGCCGATATCTATGTTAACGCGACGGGGGGTTCTGATGATAATGATGGGCTCTCATGGGCGGCTGCCAAGGCAACCATTGGAAACGCGACCCTATCCGCGGCTTCAGGTGACATTATCTGGCTCGCGGATGGTGAATACAGGGGTGAGGGGAACAGGGATGTGCTGATAGACAGGAACCTCACCATCACCGGCCAGTCAACCACCGGCACGGTGATAGACTGCGAGGCAATGGGCAGGGCCTTCAATGTGTCCTCCGGCGCGGTCCTGGTCCTCAGGAACCTCACAGTGAGGAATGGCAGTGCATTTGAGGGCGGGGCGGTGATGAACCACGGTGAGCTCCATGTGGAAAACTGCATCCTCACCTGCAACACCGCCGCTGGGGGCGGCGCCATCTACAGTGACGGTACAGTGAAACTGACTGAAAGCCACCTCATGGAGAACAGCGCAGAGGATGGTGGTGCAGTGTACAGTAAGGGGGTCCTTGAGGTTACAGCATCAAACTTCAACGGGAATGAGGCCTTGGGGTGCGGGGGGTCCATATACAGCGCCCCATACTCATCCCTTAACATCAGGGACTCATCATTTGCCCTTGGCCATGCAGAAGCGGGCGGCGCAATTTACACCCAAGGCGATACAACCATATGCGACTCCACCATTGCAATGAACACCGCAGAAAGCAATGGCGGCGGGTTATATGTGTGGGCAGCTGACGGCACGGAGATCACGGTTACCGTGACCGGCTCCATGTTCATGTACAACACCGCACGCTATGGTGGGGGTATTTCGGCACTAAGAACCACTGACGATTCATTCCTGAATTTAGAGGTCTCAGACTCACCTTTCAGGTCAAACCTTGCAGATTACGGTGCAGGTATCCTTGCTGAAAACGTTAACGCCAGGGTATCAGGGTGCACCTTTGAGGGGAACATCGCAGGGGAACATGGCGGGGCAATCAGGAACAATTATGGGAATCTGACAGTTACCAGGAGCACATTCACAGATAACAGTGCAGGCTTTGCCGGTGGAGGTATAAGCACTGTCATGGCAGTCCTGGCAGATATCACAGAGTCCACGTTCACAGGTAACGTTGCAGAGTCATGGGGGCAGGGATCAGCGGTCCTCAGCTACTTCACCATTACAAGGATCAGCTTCTGCCGCATCCTGGATAACCCTGGCGCCGATGTGTTCTGTGAGGACGGCCCTGGGGTGGATGCCAGGTTCAACTGGTGGGGGTCCAGCGCACCGGACTTCACGGAACTCACAGCGGGTGACGTTGCTGCAACGCCATGGATCGTCCTTACACTGGTTGCAGATCCAGCGGCTGTTGCTGCAGGGGGCACCTCACTCATAACAGCCGACCTGAGGCATGACAGTGACGGCGGATACCATGACACGTTCTTCGTCCCCTACACAGGTAATGTGGACTTTTCGGCCACCGCAGGGAGCATCGATGATGCTGTGATGTCCCTTGGAACTGCAAGCTCAACACTAACAGGTCTGGCAGCACCGGGTAAAGTGACAGTGACAGCAACCCTTGACTCTGAAAGCGCCCCAGTGGATGTGGATGTCCTCAAGGTTCCATCATCCATCACAGTGCAGGACTCTGAAACTGTTGAGGGTGATGCATTCAATTTAAGGGCACGTTTAATGGCACAGAACCCAATCCCAGGTAAGGTCATCATTTTCAGGATAGATGGGGTTCACATGGGAAGTTCAACCACCGATTCCGAGGGATTGGCAACCCTCAACCTTCCAGGCATATTCCCGCCAGGTCTCTACAATGTGACTGCAGAGTTTCAGGGTGATGAACTCCTCAGTAACAGTTCATCCAGGGCAGACCTCAGGGTCCTCAGGAAGGCGGCATTTGAACTCTCAAACCTCACTGTGGGCCCACTCTCCGGTACTGTTCCCCTCAGGATCAGCGTCTCTGCCAGGGTCAGGAATACAGGTGAGGCCCCGGGTGATTACCGTGCCGAGTTACTTGTAAATTCGGTTCCGGTTGCGTCAACGGTAATCTCACTTGCTGCTGGTGAATCAGGGGATGTGAGGTTCAACTACACCATAACCAGGGATGGTGTGTACATGGTGACAGTGGGGGGCCTTCCTGCAAGGACGGTCACCGTGAGGTCCCAGGGTTTAACGGTTAAACAGATTGCAGCCGCCGCCCTGAGTGTGAGGAACCACTATGCACGCTACCGTAAACTACCAGCATCTGTCACAATTGCGTCAAAGAGGTACTCAATGGCCCAGTTCCTGGATTTACTTGCACGCGCCACGGTACAGCTCAACTCAGGAAACCAGAATCCACTGAAACCACGTGCCGTTGGATACCTTGGTAGCACAGGCAACTGGAGGTCAGGTAAACTCTCAAGGCCAGCCTACGTGTCAGTGGCAGCAAGTATCAGGAACTTCATAAACAGCCAGGGAAGGGCACCCAGGTACGCCTCAACATCCTATGGGCAGGTGAGCTTCGTTCGCCTTGTATACGTATACAGCAGGGTAATTGCGTTCTACGGTGCAAACGGCAGGCTACCGGGGGATATAACAATTTAA
- a CDS encoding acyltransferase — MPNIKSLLFGDQEEEWGYKRESENIIVGYGYKKFSKPPVIGKNPLLRSNTVIYNDVTIGDNLRTGHNVLIREKTTIGDDVLIGTNTVIEGHSKIGSNVSIQSNVYLPKNSYIEDNVFIGPCACFTNDRYPIRVKYKLRGPIIRQGASIGANSTFLSRIEVGEGAMVAAGAVVTRNVPPWSLAIGAPARIKALPAKLRVPNNI, encoded by the coding sequence ATGCCAAACATTAAAAGCCTTCTTTTCGGTGATCAGGAAGAAGAATGGGGTTATAAAAGGGAAAGTGAGAATATAATAGTGGGTTATGGTTACAAGAAGTTCAGTAAACCCCCTGTTATAGGTAAAAACCCCCTTCTGCGCTCAAACACCGTTATATACAATGATGTTACCATAGGTGATAACCTCAGAACCGGTCACAATGTCCTCATAAGGGAGAAGACAACCATAGGTGACGATGTACTTATCGGTACAAATACGGTCATTGAGGGCCACTCAAAGATAGGGAGCAATGTCAGCATTCAGTCAAATGTGTATCTGCCCAAGAACAGTTATATAGAGGATAACGTCTTCATAGGACCCTGTGCCTGTTTCACCAACGACCGTTACCCCATAAGGGTCAAGTACAAACTGAGGGGCCCCATAATAAGGCAGGGGGCATCCATAGGTGCAAACTCCACCTTCCTCTCCAGGATAGAGGTGGGTGAGGGTGCAATGGTGGCGGCAGGTGCGGTTGTAACAAGGAACGTGCCCCCCTGGTCACTGGCAATAGGTGCACCTGCCCGTATAAAGGCACTTCCTGCCAAGCTTAGGGTTCCCAACAATATTTAG
- a CDS encoding nucleotidyltransferase: protein MRSESHTSLAPLQGGDKRALGDFDIGVLLREMKGYDDLNFQLELIDELVSALRTDRVDPVIMNRAPLSLNYSIIRDGIVLKDSEVERVRFEGRIMSDYLDRRYHNDRHTRLALRMTAREGLK from the coding sequence ATGAGGTCAGAATCGCATACCTCTCTGGCTCCACTGCAAGGGGGGGATAAGAGAGCCCTCGGGGACTTTGACATCGGTGTTCTCCTCAGGGAAATGAAGGGATACGATGACCTCAATTTTCAGCTGGAACTCATAGATGAACTCGTATCCGCACTCAGAACAGACAGGGTGGACCCTGTCATAATGAACCGGGCACCTCTCTCCCTGAATTACAGCATAATCAGGGATGGGATAGTCCTGAAGGACAGTGAAGTGGAGAGGGTGAGGTTCGAGGGACGTATCATGTCAGATTACCTTGATAGAAGGTACCATAACGACAGGCACACCAGACTGGCGCTAAGGATGACGGCACGCGAGGGTTTGAAGTGA
- a CDS encoding right-handed parallel beta-helix repeat-containing protein, whose protein sequence is MIKHLYAIAAIAVLLILSGTASAADIYVNATGGSDDNDGLSWAAAKATIGNATLSAASGDSIWLADGEYKGAGNRNVLIDRNLTITGQSTTGTVIDCEYLGRAFSVQQGISFTLRNLTVKRGNENHGGAILNQGNLTVEGCRFLENMGYRGGAIYSLGNIHITSATFHDNSASETGGALHVAGYQPSDSAVVTDSSFTSNDAKYGGAVATDYTGTLNVLVRGSTFSGNTAWYGGGFLADNANATVDGCTFEENVASAHGGAIRNNYGNLTVKRSTFTDNSAGFAGGGISNVQAALADITESTFTGNLAETWSQGSAVLSYFTITRISFCRILNNPGADVFCEDGPGVDARFNWWGSSAPDFTELTAGDVAATPWIVLTLVADPSTVTVGGTSLIRADLLHDSAGTLHATTVPYTGVVGFETTYGTITDALMSGGVASSTLRNLNAPGIAVVSAVLDNQVVNTQVTVRPAPPAAGITISQLVAAAVNVRNHYLRYRKLPASVTIASKRYSMAQFLDLLARATVQLNSGNQNPLRPRAVGYAGSTGIWRSGKLSRPAYVSVAVSIRNFINSQGRAPRYASTVYGRVSFTGLVYRYSEVLRFYGNRGRLPNYLMI, encoded by the coding sequence ATGATAAAACATCTTTATGCAATAGCTGCCATTGCAGTGCTCCTCATTTTATCAGGAACCGCCTCCGCAGCTGACATCTATGTTAACGCGACGGGGGGTTCTGATGATAATGATGGGCTCTCATGGGCGGCTGCCAAGGCAACCATTGGAAACGCGACCCTATCCGCGGCTTCAGGTGACAGTATCTGGCTCGCGGATGGTGAATATAAGGGTGCTGGTAACAGGAACGTACTGATAGACAGGAACCTCACCATCACCGGCCAGTCAACCACCGGCACAGTGATTGACTGCGAATACCTGGGCAGGGCCTTCAGCGTCCAGCAGGGTATCAGTTTCACCCTCAGAAACCTCACCGTGAAGAGGGGAAACGAAAACCATGGTGGAGCCATCCTGAACCAGGGTAACCTCACCGTCGAGGGATGCAGGTTCCTTGAGAACATGGGATACAGGGGTGGGGCAATTTACAGCCTCGGTAACATCCATATTACCTCAGCAACATTCCATGATAACAGTGCTTCTGAAACTGGCGGTGCTCTTCATGTAGCTGGATATCAGCCATCAGATTCTGCAGTGGTCACAGACTCATCATTCACATCAAACGACGCAAAGTATGGTGGTGCAGTTGCAACAGATTACACCGGTACTCTAAATGTTCTAGTCAGGGGAAGCACATTCTCAGGCAACACAGCATGGTACGGCGGCGGATTTCTTGCAGACAATGCCAATGCAACCGTTGATGGGTGCACATTTGAGGAGAACGTGGCATCAGCACACGGCGGCGCAATCAGGAACAATTATGGGAATCTGACAGTTAAAAGAAGCACATTCACAGATAACAGTGCAGGCTTCGCCGGTGGAGGTATAAGCAATGTACAGGCCGCCCTGGCAGATATCACAGAGTCCACATTCACAGGTAACCTTGCAGAGACCTGGAGCCAGGGATCAGCGGTCCTCAGCTACTTCACCATTACAAGGATCAGCTTCTGCCGCATCCTGAACAACCCTGGCGCCGATGTGTTCTGTGAGGACGGCCCTGGAGTGGATGCCAGGTTCAACTGGTGGGGGTCCAGCGCACCGGACTTCACGGAACTCACAGCAGGTGACGTTGCTGCAACCCCATGGATCGTCCTTACACTGGTTGCAGATCCATCAACCGTTACCGTGGGGGGCACCTCCCTCATAAGGGCGGACCTTCTCCATGACAGTGCCGGCACACTGCATGCAACCACTGTACCATACACGGGGGTTGTGGGCTTCGAAACAACCTATGGTACAATCACTGATGCTCTGATGAGCGGTGGGGTTGCATCCTCAACCCTCAGGAACCTCAATGCACCGGGGATTGCAGTGGTGTCCGCGGTTCTGGACAACCAGGTGGTTAACACCCAGGTAACTGTTAGACCAGCTCCACCAGCAGCGGGTATAACCATCAGCCAGCTTGTCGCTGCAGCCGTGAATGTCAGGAACCACTACCTGCGCTACCGTAAACTGCCAGCCTCTGTCACAATTGCATCAAAGAGGTACTCCATGGCCCAGTTCCTGGATTTACTTGCACGTGCAACTGTGCAGCTCAACTCAGGAAACCAGAACCCGTTAAGACCACGTGCTGTTGGTTACGCAGGTAGCACTGGCATCTGGAGGTCAGGTAAGCTCTCAAGGCCAGCCTACGTGTCAGTGGCAGTAAGTATCAGGAACTTCATAAACAGCCAGGGAAGGGCACCCAGGTATGCCTCAACGGTTTACGGCAGGGTGAGCTTTACGGGCCTCGTGTACAGATACAGTGAGGTCCTCAGGTTCTACGGTAACAGGGGGAGGCTTCCAAACTACCTGATGATCTAA
- a CDS encoding HepT-like ribonuclease domain-containing protein codes for MGVLPGDFADKFAPAAGFRNIMVHMYAEIDVERVYLYPQRDLEDIEKFAVLVARYLEGTG; via the coding sequence ATAGGGGTTCTTCCAGGGGATTTTGCAGATAAATTTGCACCAGCAGCCGGTTTCAGGAACATAATGGTCCATATGTATGCGGAAATAGATGTTGAGAGGGTTTATCTCTACCCCCAGCGGGACCTTGAGGATATAGAGAAATTTGCCGTACTGGTTGCCAGGTATCTGGAGGGGACCGGCTGA
- a CDS encoding NAD(P)/FAD-dependent oxidoreductase: MTEVDVLVIGAGPAGSTAAKHAAMGGASVLLIDKKSEIGAPKRCAEGVSVGGLESLGIEPNPRWITKKLDGVRLVSPNGTDVWLTSDKVELPEAGYILERKVFDKHMAMDAARAGSRIMVKTLATGMEKTDDGYLVSAECMGREFEIKARIVIAADGPESRVARWAGLNTTTRPKDMESAAQFEMVGVEMEDNNCIEFYFGSVAPGGYAWIFPKGDDIANVGLGVLSTETDKSAYEHLLEFVESCPATRNAQPVELNIGGDPVGGMPKELVADSLMVVGDAAGQVNPLTGGGIISGMTGGMLAGRVAAAAVSEGDVSKKRLSEYERLCREEIGKEIDRYLKVKDYMLTLSDSELDSIAEAFQDVEFEKVSTRELVKKLIKVSPKALLKLGKLF, translated from the coding sequence GTGACTGAAGTTGATGTCCTTGTGATTGGCGCTGGACCAGCCGGTTCAACAGCAGCAAAACACGCCGCCATGGGCGGGGCAAGTGTACTCCTCATTGACAAGAAATCAGAGATAGGGGCTCCCAAGCGGTGCGCCGAGGGGGTCTCTGTTGGGGGCCTCGAGTCCCTGGGGATAGAGCCAAACCCCCGCTGGATCACAAAGAAACTTGATGGTGTGCGTCTGGTCTCCCCCAACGGCACAGATGTATGGCTGACCTCAGATAAGGTGGAGCTGCCAGAGGCAGGATACATACTTGAGAGGAAGGTCTTTGACAAGCACATGGCAATGGACGCTGCAAGGGCAGGGTCACGGATCATGGTGAAGACCCTTGCAACCGGGATGGAGAAGACCGATGATGGGTACCTTGTCAGCGCAGAATGCATGGGAAGGGAGTTTGAGATAAAGGCCAGGATAGTCATTGCAGCCGACGGGCCCGAGTCAAGGGTTGCAAGGTGGGCAGGCCTAAACACAACCACAAGGCCCAAGGACATGGAGTCAGCTGCCCAGTTCGAGATGGTCGGGGTGGAGATGGAGGACAATAACTGCATTGAATTCTACTTTGGAAGCGTGGCCCCAGGTGGATACGCCTGGATCTTCCCAAAGGGTGATGATATCGCCAACGTGGGCCTGGGTGTTCTCTCAACAGAGACCGATAAGAGCGCCTATGAGCACCTGCTTGAATTCGTTGAGTCATGCCCTGCAACAAGAAACGCCCAGCCTGTTGAACTCAACATAGGTGGGGATCCGGTTGGTGGCATGCCAAAGGAACTTGTGGCAGACAGCCTTATGGTTGTTGGGGACGCTGCAGGTCAGGTGAACCCCCTCACAGGTGGCGGTATAATAAGCGGTATGACCGGTGGTATGCTGGCAGGAAGGGTTGCTGCTGCAGCGGTCAGTGAGGGTGATGTCAGCAAAAAGAGGCTCAGTGAATACGAGAGGCTCTGCCGTGAGGAGATCGGGAAGGAGATAGACAGGTACCTCAAGGTCAAGGACTACATGCTTACACTCAGTGACAGTGAACTCGATTCAATCGCAGAGGCATTCCAGGATGTTGAGTTCGAGAAGGTGAGTACCAGAGAACTTGTTAAGAAGCTCATAAAGGTCTCACCAAAGGCCCTGCTTAAACTCGGCAAACTATTCTAA
- a CDS encoding UbiA family prenyltransferase codes for MQTKNSSGEDEIMLSTLLRSTRMSWCAKNIHMYLLALTYASDADPIRFISGLFTVTLLWGALYSLNDFTDIETDRNDRMKRGRPFIENHVEPREVLLFIGVLLVVSTVVAYLIHPVFCLILLLMVLNQFIYTIPPIRLKDTPLAPFASTATNTVLRLASAAVLLGGILVVPLPVYILMYLAGMGTYLMYKERKVPTTLVSVLFCVLLAWSYTGGYISMLQILLVIVPPFIATVPLYLSNFTERERMVEMADLIYHRVLVVFYLICIAVILIVNIHSFNPLRY; via the coding sequence ATGCAGACCAAGAACAGTTCTGGAGAAGATGAGATCATGCTGAGTACACTCCTGCGTTCAACGAGAATGAGCTGGTGTGCCAAGAACATCCACATGTACCTTCTGGCACTCACCTATGCCTCAGATGCAGACCCCATCAGATTCATTTCAGGACTCTTCACCGTGACGCTCCTCTGGGGGGCTCTCTATTCACTTAACGACTTCACTGACATTGAAACTGACAGGAACGACCGCATGAAAAGGGGAAGGCCCTTCATAGAGAACCATGTTGAACCCAGGGAGGTCCTGCTTTTTATAGGCGTCCTTCTCGTGGTGTCCACCGTGGTGGCATATCTCATTCATCCGGTATTCTGTCTGATACTACTTCTCATGGTCCTTAACCAGTTCATCTATACAATCCCACCCATCAGACTGAAGGACACTCCTCTTGCACCATTTGCAAGTACCGCGACAAACACTGTTCTGAGGCTGGCATCCGCCGCTGTCCTCCTGGGGGGTATTCTCGTTGTCCCGCTTCCGGTCTACATTTTAATGTACCTTGCAGGTATGGGCACATACCTGATGTACAAGGAGAGAAAGGTTCCGACAACCCTGGTTTCTGTTCTGTTCTGTGTTCTACTTGCCTGGAGCTATACTGGAGGTTACATTAGCATGCTGCAGATCCTCCTTGTAATAGTCCCGCCATTCATAGCCACTGTCCCACTTTATCTATCAAACTTTACAGAAAGGGAGCGTATGGTGGAGATGGCTGATCTCATTTACCACAGGGTTCTTGTGGTATTCTATCTGATATGCATAGCGGTAATTCTAATTGTTAATATTCACTCTTTCAATCCTTTAAGGTATTAA
- a CDS encoding histidine kinase dimerization/phosphoacceptor domain -containing protein: MDLGLHAPVWTATNHYLELVGCRHLLNLSFSLINTQIRSAGEDAREALVRTSTRVQTLAAIHESVYGLGSLAEVKMHECIRRIAEHLRSVFDAVDVEFHIDARHVFNVETAMPLALIVNERYPTPFSMHFLKVEEP; this comes from the coding sequence GTGGATCTGGGGCTTCATGCACCTGTTTGGACAGCCACTAACCACTATCTTGAACTTGTAGGGTGCCGGCATCTCCTGAACCTCTCCTTTAGCCTCATAAACACGCAGATAAGATCCGCCGGTGAGGATGCAAGGGAGGCTCTCGTCCGGACATCAACCAGAGTCCAGACCCTGGCAGCCATCCATGAATCCGTTTATGGGCTGGGGAGCCTGGCAGAGGTGAAGATGCATGAGTGCATAAGGAGGATAGCTGAACACCTGAGATCAGTATTTGATGCAGTGGATGTTGAATTCCACATAGACGCCCGCCATGTCTTCAACGTTGAGACAGCAATGCCACTGGCCCTCATAGTAAATGAACGGTATCCAACTCCATTCAGCATGCATTTCCTGAAGGTAGAGGAACCGTGA
- a CDS encoding ATP-binding protein — protein MDYKVNSVSDNTVFVETESYRRLLEALEVIRESRGNILHVVGAPGTGKSANLYRGIQEVGLDVYEVPCNLESADVDADYVFRHLLDEMKAELGADNRGDLYKKLAEFDAVVFADRFHDSHYFSEFKGFSQWTATAGSETLKFYLRCIHEYIRNRGAFRNMNIIFQTAWRFYFRGKKMDLFTDIPILSSVLFHSLRIPFTAVRIDYTVTETLNIIRAHSGADEEEIRRYIELYGCRPRTVLEKMRSC, from the coding sequence ATGGACTACAAGGTTAACTCGGTATCTGATAACACCGTCTTCGTTGAGACTGAGTCCTACAGAAGGCTCCTTGAAGCCCTTGAGGTCATCAGGGAGTCCCGCGGGAACATACTCCATGTTGTGGGCGCCCCAGGGACAGGTAAATCAGCCAACCTCTACAGGGGTATCCAGGAGGTGGGGCTTGATGTATATGAAGTGCCGTGTAACCTTGAGTCAGCCGATGTGGACGCAGATTATGTGTTCAGGCACCTCTTGGATGAGATGAAGGCGGAGCTCGGTGCAGATAACAGGGGGGATCTTTACAAGAAACTTGCTGAATTTGATGCTGTGGTCTTTGCTGACAGGTTCCATGACAGCCACTATTTCTCAGAATTCAAGGGTTTCAGTCAGTGGACAGCCACGGCGGGATCTGAAACACTGAAGTTCTACCTCAGATGCATCCATGAGTACATCAGAAACAGGGGGGCATTCAGGAACATGAACATAATCTTCCAGACAGCCTGGAGATTCTACTTCAGGGGTAAAAAGATGGACCTCTTCACTGACATACCCATCCTCTCTTCAGTGCTCTTCCACTCCCTCCGGATCCCCTTCACGGCTGTGAGGATAGATTACACAGTAACTGAAACCTTAAATATAATAAGGGCCCATTCAGGTGCTGATGAGGAAGAGATAAGGCGTTACATAGAATTATATGGATGCAGACCAAGAACAGTTCTGGAGAAGATGAGATCATGCTGA